AGATAGTCCTGCCCTCAGCTGAGGGATTGTTAcaaatgtatccagtctagacaatgctctgtgagctcaacagcctggactcaagactgatacattgtaacattgttgcagctgctgatgtgtttagctcacagagcattgtctagactggatataaTGATATCTGCGCAGGAGTCTCCTGGTGTATCAGGAATATACATGCTAATAGAAAATGGCCGCCCATCCAGTCAGCTGCGTGTCCTCTGTGGTTTCTGTCATCGATCACTGTCAGCAATGTAAACAGCCCAACAATGTGTAACAATGCGAGTGTCGATATACAGCGCCACGTAAGGCGGCAGAGGCCAAGTCCAGCCGGACGTCTGTGCTCGGATCACGAGGATGAACAGGGGTTTTATAGTCCTAAATTATAAGAAAAATATTCTCCGCCCCTTATAAACAAGCCACGCCCCTTCAATGGTCACCCACTAAAGAAGTAAAAAATAGACATGACGCAGATCACTAGGATGGAGGTCCCAAACGCCCCCATTCTGGAGGAACTTGTTGTTTTTGGCCAAGACTGCTACAGTCCTGGAGGTAATGGTCATGCACCCAATAGCACCTCCCTCTGTAgagccaggggggggggggggggaccatacTGTGGAAGTCCACACTAATTGTGGATGGGgcaccccttaaagaggacctgtcaccatgtCTGAAATGCCCAATGACATCCATCTTCTGTTCGGCGCTGTCAccttgagcattttggtgttttgtttatccaaatctgttcagctattccacagtTATAAGCCCTGATGTGTAGTCTACTAACCAAGTGGGTGGTTTCCCTGGGGGCGTGGTCTCTGTGATGTATGTCATGCCGTGTTAACGCCCACTTCTCTAGTAAACCCTAATTTTCATcaacattaaaagggcttatagctgtggaatagctgaacggatttggataaacaaaacgctATAAGGCTCAGGGTGACcacgccgatcagatgatggctGCCATTGGGCGTTTCAtacctggtgacaggttctccttaaaggggttgttctcatTGATAGcaaatcagtggaggtccaactcCCAGCACTCCAACCAATTAAATGCAACTAGATCGGTCCGAGaattggatccccaccaatcagatctattgatgacctatcctttggatactCTACGCTAGCCATACAGCCAGACTGGAGTCAACAGGAGTGGCCACATCTGGCCATGTAGAGACCAGGACCAGCAACCAACCCTGAACCTAAATTTTTGGGTTCTTTTCTATTGCCGTCTATGCAACTTCTTGGCCAGCCATCAAAAAATTCTCGCCGTCTCCTCCAGCCATCCGCCCACCCTTGTCCTAAGACGTGAACAATACACGTTCTCAGGACACCCACCCAGCCATATTTCCTGCACCCCAATGACTTGTGAAGTCCTGCGGGAACGTGTGACTTCTCACCGGACTGCAGACCCTTACCAGGATAGTCCTGTGTGGCGTCAGCCCCCGGCTCTCACGAATTGTCAACTTTATCGATTGTGACATTTCCTTTGTGGTCGGATTCATGTTTTAGTTCAACTTTTTTTCTCAAGACATTTTTTGTATTGGCTATAAATAGTCAGTTCTCATGAGGACGGTCAGATTGCAGCACATTGTCACCGGACCGATCGCGCCATTCCGGGGATtgcgtgtgatacattgtatcagtccaTTGATCTTGGTGGTTCATTCGCCACAAAGGTAACTCTGTCTGTATTGTGTCGGCTTTTATGATGATTCTTCGCTTTTTGCTTCGGCAGGGGGGAATGTTTTTTCGTGCGGGGGTGGAGAAGGTCTGGATTCTGTTTGATTCTTGGTTACCTTTTCACTGTTAGATATTGGATTTTGTAAGTTTTTGGTTGTTATTGTTACAATTCTCTTCTTCTTGTTCTTCCTCCTACTAATCTTtgctctacaatctgtcctgactGCGGCCCCCAGACTCCTCTTTCTATCAGGGGGCGCGATGGTCATATAGCGATATGGGCACATGCTCCACCCTGGTGTAGTCCTGGGCAGGACTGATGTAAATCTCTTGCACAAGGACTTGCAAACACATGGAGCTAGCCCAAATCTTGGCACCACTACTTCCTCTCCATGGGACTGGTATCCGCACCTCGTGGCATTTACAACCCGAATACCTTGCATAACTTCACTCCGAGAGTCAGGTCTGTAGCACGGGTCAAGGTTGGTCTCACAAGATTGTGATCTCATTTTACGAGCCAAGTGTCAAGGTCACAGGGTTTATCATTTATGGGGTTTACAGGATACATCCTACAGTAGTTAAAATGTGGGGCATAGGCACACTCCAGCATTGCGTCAGACATTCTAGTATGGTAGGGCTGGTTATTATGGGCAGCGGGTTCATGAGGTTCATAGTAGTCAGAGATAAGGAGTCAGGTCTTTACACTCTGGTGTATAGAGGAGTAACGTAAACACCATAGGACATCAACCTCGCATTGTCTCCAAGTACAGAGAAGAACTGAGTTTGAGCACagttggacaattcctttaaaaaggacctttcaccaccttcacctctttgtatccttcaataggcgccgctcccccgattctgacgcagttggaattttttttttagcccccagCGTTCCTGAGATATCAATGCTTTTAGATTCAGTGCCCAATTTgctctctactatcaggtgggcgggGCCCAGACTACTTGCTCCAGCCCAAGACAGCCCACTAGTAGGGAGTCTAATTGGCACATTGGTTGCTGAaacactgattactcaggaatggtgggggctagagaaaaaattccaactgagttGGAATCAGGggagcagcgcctattgaaggatgcaaggagttggagttggtggacgtGGCGAAAAGTCCCTTTAAATTTTGGATTTTGGCAAACAAAGTGCTGAAGGtcacatgagaacacaaaagTGTGAGTACATTGTATTAGACAGTAGTGCTGCAGCCAGAGAGTGTTTGGTGAAGCCCCATGTTTTGGAGAAGTTTGCACTCTTGAGGAAACCTGTGGAGCAACTTGCTGATGTGCTTCCTCCACAGCTCCCCCTATCATATCCACATAGTACATCCGAGGTTTCAAGTAACTGTAAAAAGCCCACCACCCTACCATCTGGTTTCAACTCCTTTCCTAATACCAGTACAGTTGGAAGGTCCGCTGCATGAAGATTCTACTATCTGTCTTGGAAACCATCAGCAGGCAGGCTAGATCCTGTTTTTGGATCTTATTTAGATGTTGCTTTTGCTTTGGCTCAAGGACACACAGTTAGTCTTACTGATATAATGTACAGGCAACAGACCTTTACATGTCAATAGTAATTCAATCACTGccagcttgctgatggtttccacacTAACGTGTGAAAATATGGATTATTTGTTAACAAAAAAATATGAACCCATTATTTGTTAAAATAATTGACCCCATTCAGTAGTGGTTTGATCCCAGGCTGCGTAGGTGTCTGGAGCATATATTAGCTTTCTTAAGATAAGACTCATAAAGCGGGGTGCGCCCAGGATCACGCAACGGTTATCACACATGGTCAACACCAGTCGCTCTCCTTTGTAAACACGGGTGACATAAACAGCTGGGCTATGAGATGTGTGCGGAGGAGCAGATGTGCGCCCGGGGACATTATCCGGCTATAAAGTTTCATGTGAATGTCACAAGCTCTTGGAGTAAAGGGCGTCAGCGAGGCCTCGTGTACCAGCCGCCATTCGTGCAATCCCGCCACGGTCACACGCAGCTGTTcacaccatcctcctcctcctaacaGGGTGGACGTCTCTGTGTGTGAACAGGGCAGACCCCGGAGACCGTCAGCTGTAGGTGAGGTCATACGCCGAAATGTTCTGCAGATTTCCAAGAAGCGTTCTGTTCTGATTCTTCACCCGagtaaagggagtgtgtcagagGCCCCCAATATCCCCCCAAGGGAGACAGGttatagggtcacctgaatcaaacggtggATCCCCTTGTGGATCTCTGGTTtggtctctttggagcaatggtgatGTCCTCCTTACTCCGATGACcgctggtgacacactcccttagTCAGTGACTAAAGATATGTGGGCTTATGTTTAGAGGTTGAGAAGATCTAAACCACTGACATGTGACGCAATGGCTGTTATGGGGGGACTGTGGCTGTCACCAGTATGAGAGTATTGTtggggtcactattatgggggcaatGTGGGTGTCACGGTTATAGGGGTAGTGTGGTTGTCAGCGTTATGGGGGCACTGGGACTGTCACTATgattgggcactgtatatatcactgttatggggcactgtatatatcactgttatggggcactgtatatatcactattatggggcactgtatatatcactattatggggcactgtatatatcactgttatggtgcactgtatatatcactattatggggcactgtatatatcactgttatggtgcactgtatatatcactattatggggcactgtatatatcactgttATGGTGCACTGTATagatcactgttatggggcactgtatatatcactgttatggggcactgtatatatcactgttatggggcactgtatatatcactgttatggggcactgtatatatcactgttatggggcactgtggctatcactattatggggcactgtatatatcactgttatgggggcactatggctgtcactgttgtggggcactgtatatatcactattatggggcactgtatatatcactattatggggcactgtatatatcactattatggggcactgtggctatcactattatggggcactgtatatatcactgttatggggtactgtatatatcactgttatgggggcactatggctgtcactgttatggggcactgtatatatcactattatggggcactgtatatatcactattatggggcactgtatatatcactattatggggcactgtatatatcactaccCCATTCAAGGGCATGTGTCTATTTGCCCCCTTATAGTTGGGGTTTATGTTACAGTGGGTACAAGTGAGGGGGTTTTGGTCATATAAAGGCTGTTACATGTACACCCTCCCTCAAGTCATATCTATGTACtccgctgtatatagtgtatataacgtACCAGTCTATTGACCCCCGGACCCCCGACATCGGGTCATTTCCAGACAGGCAGTAACTGTAACAACAAGACTAAAACAGGAAACAATCATAAGATAGAAATAAACAGGGAGGAAGTGGAGACGCCGGAGCGACCGCGGGGTCCGCTATATCTGACCTTTCCTGGGTTGGGCTCTACCACTGGGGCCCAGGTGGGAATCCGGACAATGAAACGGTTTACGTATGTGGAGCGCTTACTGGACATCATGCGACACATCACGTCTAGGATGGAGGAAATCTGTATTATCTAACCCTCCACGAAGCAAAAACTCTAAAAGTCACttttaaaatttcaaaaattttcccaaaaatgtcaatttttttaATTGACGATTTTAATTGTAGGTCTCGAGTGAATGTCGGCGGCGAATGACTCAGTGTGAGATGTCTCAGGTTCATTGTAACACCTCGGTGGCCAGTAAGTGTAGCCTGAGGGAGGATTCTCGctaagtattttttttctatcgTAGGTATTTTTACTAGAAAATTTTCTAAACCTTTACCTAGaaatttttttgttacttttttttgcaGGTAGACGTTACCTTAAACCCTTAAAGACTCCTAGTTTGGGCCTCAAGGGTTCAGGAATTTTTTTAATCCTTCTCAATCTCCACATATCAAAAGAAAATGTTATAatgtttttgaatattttttaaataattttttaaatttaattttaaatttttttttattttaattttttaataatatttttttaaaattatattttttaataatatttaacaGTGATTGAACTAGCTGTAttaggacttgttttttgcaggatcgcTTTTATTTTTGAAGGTTCTGCGTCTTTTATGGTAACTTTATGCTCCAGGGCTTTGGGTAATGACATAGTTATGTAGGTTTTATGCTTTtttcttgaaaaataaaaaaatttccccccaaaaaaaaaaattagacccgggccccatgttgcaaaaacacagctttttttgttgcagattttgctgtggttttttaagccaaagccatagAGACATATAAGAGATTGCtagatatttaccattccttCTAGCTtaaaaaaagcgcagcaaaatctgcaaaaaaaaaggaccattaccgcaaagtgggccttagactggagaaaaaaaaaaatcaccattggTTTTATCAACTTCTTCTATTTTTGATCCTGTTTCGTAACCCAATAAATCCCCTTTTCATACACAAAATAATTAGTTTTTGTTTGACACATTTCAAGACCTATAACATTGTTatgtgtgagggcttgttttttgttggGTAGAGCTTTAGTTTCTCTCAGTGCtgatttggggtacatataacctttttcttttcctttattCCTATTTCCGATAGGCAGGATGATAAGAAAATATCTATCCAGACAATGTtttttagtgttttatttttttttttacaaaattttataattttttaataataatttcaCTATAGATTAGCAACTATGCTAGGTCTGATGTGTTGTCTTCTCCTTTGTTTGGGTCTTCCGAGTGATGGATAGGTGGCCCACAGTTTCAGTGGCTACAAACAGATGCTGgtggactataaaggggtcctccgtgcaggacctttctctccagAACCGACCCCGCACTGAGCTCAGGCAAAACACAGAAGAGCCTTAGTAATATTTTAGGAGATTTGATGATATCACTATTGTTCCCACGCATGCGGCCCTACACGGCGTGTTCTGTCACTAAGTTCATCTCTTATCTGTGCCACCTGAACATGTGAGATCTGATAGCAAGATCCTTGTGTCACCCGCCGTCCTGTTCGTGGAAAATATTTTACTGCCTTTACGGCCTTGTTATCTACGAAGAGACTTTTTGACATTTGGTCGTAAAGTTGTGAAACTCTGAAAACAGTCtcggttctgtttttttttctgaaagccCCTATATCCCCTGTTTTGGTATAGCTGTGTCTGTAATGACCGACACGACATGTTAGAAAGCCAAAATTGCTTAGTTCTGTTCAACCAGGCTCAAAAAATTGTAACAGGTGAAAATGAActtgtcctacaaaaaataagcccccaaaatgaatttgtcctacaaaaaataagcccccaaaatgaatttgtcctacaaaaaataagcccccaaaatGAACTTGTCCTACAAAAAATGAGTTCTGCCTATTGAAAACACAAAAGATATAAATGTGTTACAAATTTTGAAAAAACCTTCCTTCTCCTGCCCCATTTTGGGCTCTGACACGTCCGCCTTCGTAAATATTAGCAGAGAGTTTGTCACTTTGATCTATTGATCCCATTGTTGTCACAGGCCCGGGCTGAGCTGGACTCCTGGTCATTGATCTCTATAGGTCACTTATAGACAATCGCCCTTAGTTATAGGGTTATTCACTATGAAGCCCAAGGACTTGGCACAGTCCGGGCCCCATGATGTCATAGGGCCTATGCCAATTGTGCGGTAGGGCCTGTCTATGCCAATTGGCACTGtgcggtattatctgggcacttaTTTCtaggtaatatattgtattcgtTACATGATATGTCTATCTAACCCCGTTGTTATATTTTTCTATTGTAGAGGACCGCCCACGTGACTTAACCATGAATACCACACAGAATTTTACATACAAGTGTCAATTCGATGAAGACTTTAAGTACGTCCTCCTGCCGGTGTCTTACGGGATTGTGTTCTGCATTGGCCTCATCCTCAATGTTACCGCTCTTTACCTCTTCCTGTTCCGGATAAAACCTTGGAATGCCTCCACCACCTACATGTTCAACTTGGCCATCTCGGACACGTTGTACGTCATCTCGCTACCCCTCCTGGTATACTATTACGCCCAAGGCGACAACTGGCCATTTGGAGTGGCTTTATGTAAGATTGTCCGATTCTTATTCTACACCAACATGTACTGCAGCATCTTCTTCCTGCTTTGTATCAGCATCCACCGCTTTCTCGGCATCTGTTACCCGATGAAGTCGCTGGGATGGCTCAAGGTTCGAAACGCCCGGATAATATCAGTCATTGTCTGGGTGCTGGTGGTCGCCTTCCAGTCTCCTATATTGTACTTTGTGACCACCAGCACCACCATCAGCGCCAGTGGGGAGAGTACAACGTGCCATGACACATCTAACCCTGCTTTATTCGACACGTTTGTGGTGTACAGCACGGTGACCTTGGTCTTGCTCTTCTGCATCCCTTTCGTTGTCATCATCGTGTGTTACATCAAGATGACCCGGGCTCTTCTGAAGCCATCGGCGGCTTCTTCTTCTGACACTTCCAACTCCAAAAAGAAGTCCATAAAGATGATCATTATCGTATTGTTTGTCTTCGTCATTTGCTTTTTACCTTTCCACGTGAACCGGACGCTTTACTATTACTTTCGGAAGTTAGACCTTGACTGCGACATCCTAAATGCCATCAACATGGCCTACAAAGCCATGAGGCCACTGGCCTGCGCCAACAGCTGCTTTGACCCCATCCTATACTTCTTGGCAGGTCAGACTATCCGAAGGAATATTATCTCAAGAAACGGAAtcacaaaaataaaaagtaaattctCAAGTTATGTACGAGAAAACAACTGGAGCTCCGTTACGAACGGCAATGTTGTTGAGGGGAACTCGAGCCCGAGTCCGTGTCCTACAGTGATTACCAGGATGTGAAGACCACTCCAATATGAGTCCATAGAAATGGCGACTTTACAAGTTAACACTTCAAAGAAGTGACCTTGACGTAGCTCCGTGAAAGTTCCTTCACCTCTTGAGATCTTCTTAGATATCAATGTTCAGAAAGAACATTGCCCATTCCATGGGGTGACTCGGAATGATGGATTCGTTCGTAGAAAGGGCAAGTGGTTAGACATGATGGACTTACTTGTCAAAGTCGCAGTGGTTGAACTTGACCAACTCGTGTCTTCAAGATGGTTGAACATCTGCCTCAAGGCTGATTAAACCGAATGTTTTAGCCTTAAGGGTTCCATGTCTTTCTAGTACTATTTATAGATACCACGCGTGACCCTTCAAGGAGTCTTAAACATGTTTTTGGGTTATCGGTCAAACCAGAGTCATCCATCTATAGACAGCACTGTCTTGGAGTTGTTGCTCCAGAATTAGGTTTTGGTTGACATTTTGAGATGCCGTATGTTCTGTCTCTCAGATATACTGACTGGTCTTGTGGAGATCCAGTTTGTAGGGGAGTCTTGAGGGAACCACTTTATATGACTGAAGTTGTCGGACTTGGGATATGATTGACTGAAGTTTTTTGAGCGTAGAATGGATGGATTGGTTGAGATTAAGACTGAATGAGTTAATGAATTTGTTGGGATCTTGTCTTGAAACTCGACTTAAAACCAGTGATGCTCCCCGACTATTGCACCTAAAGCTCTgatcctggtgtcatatgaaagccaaGTCAGGAAGTATTACATACATTCTTGGAAGTCAAAGGGTTAGACCTTGCATGTCTAGGTTCTATGTGACTTTAGGGGGCATGAAATGATGACTTTACATCTTAAGACTTTGATGGACTGAATTGACTGGGCTGGTAAAGAACGTGGGGAAGGTTCCATATGAAGTTCCACAGTTCCCCCATAACTGTGCCAGTCACACCGCCCCATAACCTTGCTATAAACAGTACCTCCATAACATTGTAAGCCATAGTGCACCACAGACTTGTTGGCCACATGGGAGAATTTCCCAGGGTATGCACTGAATTTACCGAacagtgtgaacagggccttacacCGGGGTCCTGATCCTGTAATATAGTGTCTATGTAAATGTGATTTTATTGTACAAAAGATTTTATTCCCCgctgtataaaaataaatttttgtttTCAATTTTTTGCTTACTTTTTATTGAATTGGTTTCCTATAGGGCCCTTGGAGATAAGGGGCCCAGCCTTGGTTGGTCCTATCCTCCTCACTACTGGACCTATTGAGGACTCCTATGGGTCTACTGAGGAACTGCATTATTAGCCAAAATGGTGGGTGGTGATGAAGTGTCCCAAGGGTCATGGAAGAGGGGTGGAAGGGGATGTACAATCCAGACCCTGGGacctagctatagggggtgcaaaggAAGCTACCACACCCTAGAACCTCAATCTAAGGCCTCTCTACCATACaagaagataccagtattatagatagcacatagaGGAGACCAAAGCCAACCACAATATGGAGACCATTATTGATCTTTACTATGGGATGACCACTGCCCATGACTACTAAAATGAAGGTGCCCATTCCTGAGCTCCATACCTCTCACTTGTTTTGAGAATTTCAATATGTCCAAAATGCCATTTGGACATGGACTCTTTGGAGATGAGGCGAATAAATGTTAAAGGAGAACAATCCCTCGAATGTGTGGTGGAGGCCCCAGTCCATGGACCTCACCAATAAAAACTTGTCTGGTGTAACCCAAAGAGAGGTGATGTCCTAGTTACGCCCTACCTAATGGATCCGAGATAACTACAAGATCTTTGAGAGTCTGAACGCTGGGACCTCCGCCTAGAACAAGGGTCCAAGCCAATGGAATAGAGATATTGTATGAGTTGGGCTGGCCCGGTCTATTTTTTGAAAGCCAAGCATTGTGCTGGACATGATGGGCCCCATTCCAACAAAAAAACTAGGGTCCCCTTTCTTGCGATTAGTGGGGATCCATGAATTTGGACCCCACCAGTCTAGCAGTTATCCCCTATCTAGTGGATAATACTGGAAATCCCATCAACCAGGTCCCTTCATTTAGACAAATCCACCATCTCCTTGAAAGTCCCGAGTCTTGACAATCACGAGACTGGGGACCAGACCAAGGGTGGAAGGTCCTTCAAGTCCATTTTTTGCTGGCTCATTCCCATAGGAAGGTCCTTTCTCTCTAGATATGATCTGCTCTGTATCGTGAGGGATAGACATGGAGATCATATATAATTGCTAGTACTTCAGCCCTAGGTCAGGTCAAGTGTCCTCCATCCAAGAGCAGAGGTTGCTTAAGGGTAGACTTCGTTGTGAGATGCCAAACAACCGGTAATACAGGTCTGAGACAGGTTCTTGAGAAGGTTTGTGTGCACTGCGGTGATTGATGATGAGATTGCTCTCAGTTCCCCTAAACGTCTTTATGATGCCAGTGTTTCCCATTAATAGTTATGTCAATATGGTGACTAAGATCCTGAACTGACCCTTGAATTTAAGCCAAAAAACACAGGTGATGACAAAATTTTAGTTCAGTAGACTCTTGAGCCCCATTAGTATCTTTAGCCTCAGACTAGACTTTATCCAGGACCCTAAACAAAGTGTTCAAAAttcgaaaaacatggctgctttcttcccaaacagcgccacacttgtccataggttgtgtctggcatTGCAGGCAAAACTTGATGAAGTGGATGGAGTTGAATTGAAATACCAAACACATATTGACTGGCACCACCAAAGTCAGTGGTTTCAGCCAGATTTGACCTGGTTTGGTGGACCATCATATTTGGTGGTGTATTTTCTCCATCTTCCTGGCTTATACCTGAGCCTCATTGTGCTTGTGACCGGAACACAGATCATTCCAGAAAGGACCCAAGAAGAAAATATATCTCCACCATCCCAATTACAGAGAGCAAAGGTTGGTTGTACACAGGAAGACAACATCGTATCACACCGGGAAGAAGTGACTCACCGAAAGGCAAAAATAGTCCAAAATCATCCAATGATCACATTCCAGGGAGAAGTTCTCAGGAAATTAAAACTCATGAgtaattttggggaaatttctcaACACAAAAAATTTCACAACTTGTACACATGCTTTTAGTTCACTCCCTTAAAAGGGACCTATCCGTGGCAAGGGTGACTTAAAAATTTACTTTTTGATGTTGAAGATTTCCTGAAGGACACCTACCAATATTTCCACCACCTCATAACTATTCAATTATATAAACTATAACATAGCCCCCTtcattgtcctagaccaccagggatgttattatcAATCCCATCATCGACCTAAATCACAGAAATGTTACAATTAAAGCTTCCTGTCATAAATAATCATGGGATATATCATGAACATCTTCTCTGCCCGAGATAGCCTCATAGCTGTACTAGATAATAAGCCATAGTACCATAAACCATTTCCCTACTCTAGACTAAAGATGGATGAACCACTaaggatttgttttgtttcaggttcaaCCAGTTTGAGTCCCTGATTTGCTTCAGGTCAAActagtttggtacaaaccacaccttaaattggcttaaaatataatatataacactgtcagggctcctaggaacctatctataatacatagtgtttgacactgtcagggctcctaggaacctatctataatacatagtgtatgacactgtcagggctcctaggaacctatctataatacatagtgtatgacactgtcagggctcctaggaacctatctataatacatagtgtatgacactgtcagggctcctaggaacctatctataatacatagtgtatgacactgtcagggctcctaggaacctatctataatacatagtgtatgacact
This sequence is a window from Leptodactylus fuscus isolate aLepFus1 chromosome 2, aLepFus1.hap2, whole genome shotgun sequence. Protein-coding genes within it:
- the LOC142196092 gene encoding P2Y purinoceptor 2-like, which gives rise to MNTTQNFTYKCQFDEDFKYVLLPVSYGIVFCIGLILNVTALYLFLFRIKPWNASTTYMFNLAISDTLYVISLPLLVYYYAQGDNWPFGVALCKIVRFLFYTNMYCSIFFLLCISIHRFLGICYPMKSLGWLKVRNARIISVIVWVLVVAFQSPILYFVTTSTTISASGESTTCHDTSNPALFDTFVVYSTVTLVLLFCIPFVVIIVCYIKMTRALLKPSAASSSDTSNSKKKSIKMIIIVLFVFVICFLPFHVNRTLYYYFRKLDLDCDILNAINMAYKAMRPLACANSCFDPILYFLAGQTIRRNIISRNGITKIKSKFSSYVRENNWSSVTNGNVVEGNSSPSPCPTVITRM